TGAGCAAAGCAAGAATTTGGATGAACTGATAGAACTTGTTGTGAAAAGGCTTGAAGAGAAGGGGTACGATCTCACAAAAACCGCTGAATTGAGTGAGAACATCGTAAGAGTTGCGATCGTTGGGCGGCCGAACGCTGGAAAATCTTCGCTCTTCAACATGATAGTCAAAGAGGAGCGTGCTGTCGTTACTCCGATAGCTGGCACCACACGTGACACGATCGACGAATTGGTTACTATAGACGGAAAAAATTACCTCTTTGTTGATACCGCTGGTCTTAGAAGGAAAAGCAGAATCGAGGATTTTCTGGAACGTGTGAGCACGTTGAGAACCATCGAAGCGATAGAGCGTTCCGACGTTGTACTGTTGGTAATCGATTCAACCGAAGGTATCACCAGACAAGACCAGAAGATAGCCGGACTTGCGGAAAAGAGGGGAAAGGGAACCGTTGTTGTTCTAAACAAATGGGACCTTATCAAACACGCCGAAAGAAGGGCGCAAGAGTTTATAGATTACGTGCATGAAAAGCTTTACTTCATCGATTACAGCCCTATCGTATTTACAAGTGCCGTAAATAAGGTCGGTTACAAAGAACTAATGAGAGCTGTAAATACCGCCTACGAGTCCCTTAACCGAAGGGTACCGACGAGTGCTGTGAATTCGGCTCTACAGCGAATGATCGCAAAACCACCGCATGGAATTAAGATTTACTACGGCTTGCAGGTGGACATTCGGCCACCAACGTTTCTCTTTTTTGCGAACAAAACAGAAATTCCCGAGAGTTTTCAAAACGCTATCAGAAGGACCATTCGTGAGCAAGTTGATCCGTTCACCGGTGCACCAATATTCCTTAAATTTAAGCCAAGATCGTGAATTTTTCCTAATTTCGCGTGGATGCTCATATATTCGGC
This region of Fervidobacterium thailandense genomic DNA includes:
- the der gene encoding ribosome biogenesis GTPase Der, which produces MQTPNLKKNRIPTVLIVGRSNVGKSTLFNKLIGKRKSIVADESGTTRDAVVDRVVWYDKEFLLVDTCGIFEGREDEIYEKSKEMTINALTEADLVLFVVDGRRGLSSEDFTVADLLRKSEVDVILVANKVENERIYRDVLPDLYALGFGEPFPVSAEQSKNLDELIELVVKRLEEKGYDLTKTAELSENIVRVAIVGRPNAGKSSLFNMIVKEERAVVTPIAGTTRDTIDELVTIDGKNYLFVDTAGLRRKSRIEDFLERVSTLRTIEAIERSDVVLLVIDSTEGITRQDQKIAGLAEKRGKGTVVVLNKWDLIKHAERRAQEFIDYVHEKLYFIDYSPIVFTSAVNKVGYKELMRAVNTAYESLNRRVPTSAVNSALQRMIAKPPHGIKIYYGLQVDIRPPTFLFFANKTEIPESFQNAIRRTIREQVDPFTGAPIFLKFKPRS